A stretch of bacterium DNA encodes these proteins:
- a CDS encoding NAD(P) transhydrogenase subunit alpha translates to MPEPATPLHINLLIFLMAAFLGLGLIRRVSKLLHTPLMSLTNAISSVSVVAALIVMAEPKSKMIMIFATVAVALAATNVVSGFMITERILRMFRKEEGGKKK, encoded by the coding sequence ATGCCTGAACCAGCAACCCCACTCCATATCAATCTGCTAATTTTCCTGATGGCGGCCTTTCTCGGCCTCGGGCTGATCCGGCGGGTATCCAAACTGCTGCATACCCCGCTGATGTCCCTGACCAACGCCATCTCTTCTGTCTCCGTCGTCGCCGCCCTGATCGTGATGGCGGAGCCCAAGAGTAAGATGATCATGATTTTTGCCACGGTGGCTGTGGCTTTGGCTGCCACCAACGTCGTAAGCGGCTTCATGATCACCGAACGCATCTTGCGGATGTTCCGGAAAGAGGAGGGAGGTAAGAAGAAATGA
- a CDS encoding diaminopimelate decarboxylase, which yields MESSKERCCRPLMSALAERHILREEDSALIFYDLTGLKHRIAELTDLFPESTLHAVAVKANPLIKVLEQIQEMGAGLEAASLPELCLARQAGVPPDRIVYDSPVKSVTELEYALQTGVHINADSIAELERIDTLLRSMPLKGTIGLRINPQVGTGAIPMLSVAGTWSKFGVPIGPQREKLFDCFLKYDWLSGIHLHVGSQGCELELIAKGIAKVLDLALEINRALERSGQSRRITRFDIGGGLPVSYHPGMEAPTMQDYAALLRHRFPALFDGTFQLITEFGRWVYAHNGWTISRVEYVKRDEKLSTAMIHVGADLLLRKCYRPEEWHHEISVAGPDGRLKNGLDPRPYTIAGPLCFAGDLIAREIRLPPVQEGDFLIIHDTGAYTLSMWSRYNSRQIPRVVGYTGEGDHFEVLRERESLEQVVAFWS from the coding sequence ATGGAATCGAGCAAGGAGCGTTGCTGCCGGCCGTTGATGAGCGCTCTTGCGGAACGCCATATCCTTCGCGAGGAGGATTCGGCGTTGATCTTCTATGACCTCACCGGACTGAAGCATCGCATCGCGGAACTGACCGATCTTTTCCCGGAATCCACCCTGCATGCCGTAGCCGTGAAAGCCAACCCCCTGATCAAGGTCCTTGAGCAGATCCAGGAGATGGGAGCGGGGTTGGAGGCAGCCTCACTGCCTGAACTCTGCCTGGCCCGGCAAGCCGGCGTGCCCCCGGACCGCATTGTGTACGATTCGCCTGTGAAAAGCGTTACGGAACTGGAGTATGCTTTACAAACCGGTGTGCATATCAATGCGGATTCCATCGCCGAACTCGAGCGGATTGACACACTGCTCCGCTCCATGCCGCTGAAGGGAACGATCGGCCTCCGTATCAATCCCCAGGTCGGCACCGGTGCAATCCCCATGCTCAGTGTGGCCGGCACCTGGTCCAAATTCGGGGTCCCGATCGGGCCGCAGCGCGAAAAACTGTTCGATTGCTTTCTGAAATATGACTGGCTCAGCGGGATTCATCTCCACGTCGGCTCACAGGGCTGTGAGCTCGAGCTGATCGCCAAAGGCATCGCTAAAGTGCTTGACCTGGCTCTGGAGATCAATCGGGCCCTTGAACGTTCCGGACAGAGCCGCCGCATTACGCGCTTCGACATCGGCGGCGGACTACCGGTCTCCTACCACCCCGGCATGGAAGCCCCGACGATGCAGGACTATGCAGCGCTTTTGCGGCACCGGTTTCCAGCCTTATTCGACGGGACGTTCCAGTTGATCACCGAATTTGGCCGCTGGGTCTACGCCCACAACGGTTGGACCATCAGCCGAGTGGAGTACGTCAAACGAGATGAAAAACTGAGCACCGCGATGATCCATGTCGGGGCCGATCTGCTGCTGCGCAAATGTTACCGGCCTGAAGAGTGGCATCATGAGATCTCGGTTGCAGGACCAGACGGCCGGCTTAAAAACGGGCTGGATCCCAGGCCCTATACGATTGCAGGACCGCTCTGTTTTGCGGGGGATCTCATCGCCCGAGAGATCCGCCTACCGCCGGTCCAGGAGGGCGATTTTCTAATCATCCATGATACCGGTGCCTACACGCTGAGCATGTGGTCGCGCTACAACAGCCGCCAGATCCCCAGGGTCGTCGGGTATACTGGGGAGGGCGACCACTTCGAGGTGCTTCGGGAACGGGAATCGCTGGAGCAGGTCGTCGCCTTCTGGAGCTGA
- a CDS encoding NAD(P)(+) transhydrogenase (Re/Si-specific) subunit beta, which produces MTTSLLGFSYILAAVLFILSLKWMSEVRTSRRGNWAGSLGMLIAVLTTMVAYKTQHLDLVLLAFAIGTLIGIPIALKLPMTAVPQRTAMSHAFGSLAVALVGTAEYYQRLPGIDTFTMIVLSAEMILGYLTFTGSTIAFLKLQEVISGKPLIYKGRNLVSGLIVLIAIGSAAGLVLNPLNSIFLPVLVAAALIFGFLLVMGIGGADMPTVIAILNSYAGLSAAALGFILDNQLLIVAGTLDGASGFILAILMCKAMNRSFINVLFGGFGATTANQGAKVDGEIKPVSVEDAYMILEAASSVVFVPGYGLAVSQAQQAVRELGELLRKHGTEVLYGIHPVAGRMPGHMNVLLAEANVPYDELMEADAINPKMPNTDVCVVIGANDVVNPAAHEDPSSPLWGMPIIEVDKSRTVIVLKRSMRPGFAGVENPLFFKPNTRMLFGDAKASLQALIAEFSQD; this is translated from the coding sequence ATGACAACCTCCCTGCTTGGTTTCTCGTACATCCTTGCGGCGGTGCTCTTCATCCTCTCTCTCAAATGGATGAGTGAGGTCCGGACATCACGCCGTGGTAACTGGGCCGGCAGCCTGGGCATGCTCATTGCCGTGCTCACCACAATGGTCGCTTACAAGACTCAGCATCTGGATCTGGTCCTGCTGGCCTTCGCCATTGGGACTCTCATCGGCATTCCCATCGCTCTCAAGCTGCCGATGACGGCTGTGCCGCAGCGGACGGCCATGTCGCATGCCTTCGGCTCGCTTGCCGTAGCCCTAGTCGGCACCGCAGAGTATTATCAACGGCTGCCTGGCATCGATACGTTTACCATGATCGTCCTTTCCGCCGAAATGATCCTCGGCTATCTGACCTTCACTGGTTCGACCATCGCCTTTCTCAAATTGCAGGAGGTGATCTCCGGCAAGCCCCTGATCTACAAGGGGCGCAATCTGGTCAGCGGCTTGATCGTGTTGATCGCGATAGGTTCGGCCGCCGGCCTTGTGCTGAATCCCCTGAACTCCATTTTCTTGCCGGTGCTGGTTGCCGCGGCCTTGATCTTTGGTTTTCTCCTCGTAATGGGGATCGGTGGAGCGGACATGCCAACCGTTATCGCCATCCTCAATTCCTATGCCGGGCTCTCGGCTGCGGCGCTGGGTTTCATCCTCGATAACCAGTTGCTGATCGTCGCCGGCACTCTGGACGGCGCCTCAGGATTTATCCTCGCTATTTTGATGTGCAAGGCGATGAATCGGTCCTTCATCAATGTCCTTTTCGGCGGATTCGGGGCGACTACAGCCAATCAGGGCGCAAAGGTCGATGGAGAAATCAAACCGGTATCGGTGGAAGATGCCTACATGATCCTCGAGGCGGCCTCCTCGGTGGTTTTTGTCCCGGGATACGGCCTCGCCGTGTCACAGGCGCAGCAGGCGGTGCGGGAATTGGGTGAGTTATTGCGCAAGCACGGCACCGAGGTGCTTTATGGCATCCATCCCGTCGCAGGACGCATGCCCGGCCACATGAATGTGCTGCTTGCAGAAGCCAATGTGCCCTATGATGAACTCATGGAAGCGGATGCCATCAATCCCAAGATGCCGAACACCGATGTCTGCGTGGTGATCGGCGCCAATGATGTCGTCAATCCGGCGGCTCACGAGGATCCTTCCTCGCCCCTGTGGGGCATGCCGATCATCGAGGTGGACAAATCCCGCACCGTCATCGTGCTCAAACGATCCATGCGCCCGGGTTTCGCCGGTGTGGAGAATCCTCTCTTTTTCAAACCGAATACGCGCATGCTCTTCGGCGACGCCAAGGCCTCCCTTCAGGCCCTGATTGCCGAGTTTTCCCAGGATTAG
- a CDS encoding Re/Si-specific NAD(P)(+) transhydrogenase subunit alpha — protein MKIFIPKEGDANEPRVPMIPTDVEKLVKLGAEVTCETGMGAACHYPDERYAGAGAKVIHDRAAGFAEADLVLRLRKPTTAEVELLKPGTIHISYLDPFNSPELVKALAARGVKALCMEMIPRSTIAQKMDALSSQASLGGYVAVMLAANRLKRIFPMMMTPAGTIQPARVLIIGAGVAGLQAIATAKRLGARVEAFDTRPAVAEQVRSLGARFVEIDLGETGQTKEGYAQALSEVQLQRQREGMAHVCAQADVIITTAQVFGRRAPLIVTREMVAGMKPGSVIVDMAVESGGNVEGSIPGQEVMLNGVRIIGIENLPGQVAVDASQMYSANLFNLVSHFWDKERGGFKLDLDDEIIQAALVTAENEIRSTLLRNHYQSQ, from the coding sequence ATGAAAATCTTCATTCCCAAAGAGGGCGATGCGAACGAACCGCGTGTGCCCATGATTCCGACGGATGTGGAAAAGCTGGTTAAACTGGGGGCGGAGGTAACCTGCGAAACCGGGATGGGGGCCGCTTGTCATTATCCGGATGAGCGGTACGCTGGGGCCGGGGCGAAGGTCATCCACGACCGCGCCGCGGGATTCGCTGAAGCCGATCTGGTGCTGCGTCTGCGCAAACCCACAACCGCAGAGGTGGAGCTGCTCAAGCCGGGTACGATTCATATCAGCTATCTCGATCCCTTCAATTCGCCGGAGCTGGTCAAAGCCCTGGCAGCTCGAGGAGTGAAGGCCTTATGCATGGAGATGATCCCGCGCTCGACCATCGCCCAAAAGATGGATGCCCTGAGCTCTCAGGCCAGCCTGGGTGGATACGTTGCGGTGATGCTGGCCGCGAATCGGCTGAAGCGGATCTTCCCGATGATGATGACCCCTGCGGGGACCATCCAGCCGGCGCGCGTCCTGATCATCGGCGCGGGCGTTGCCGGCCTGCAGGCCATCGCCACTGCCAAACGCCTCGGCGCCCGCGTGGAGGCCTTCGATACCCGTCCCGCCGTCGCCGAGCAGGTCCGATCTCTCGGCGCGCGCTTCGTCGAAATTGATCTCGGCGAGACCGGCCAGACCAAAGAGGGGTATGCTCAGGCGCTCAGCGAAGTACAACTGCAGCGGCAGCGCGAAGGCATGGCCCATGTTTGCGCCCAGGCAGACGTCATAATTACCACCGCTCAGGTCTTCGGACGGCGCGCACCGCTTATTGTGACCCGGGAGATGGTCGCCGGAATGAAACCGGGCAGCGTGATCGTCGACATGGCCGTGGAAAGCGGCGGGAATGTCGAAGGCTCGATTCCAGGCCAGGAGGTCATGCTCAACGGGGTGCGGATTATCGGAATAGAGAATCTCCCCGGTCAGGTTGCGGTGGATGCCAGCCAGATGTACTCCGCTAATCTTTTCAACCTGGTGAGCCATTTTTGGGACAAGGAGAGAGGAGGATTCAAACTCGACCTCGATGATGAGATCATTCAAGCCGCACTGGTTACGGCGGAAAATGAGATCCGCAGTACGCTCTTGAGAAATCACTATCAGAGTCAATAA